In one Nicotiana tomentosiformis chromosome 6, ASM39032v3, whole genome shotgun sequence genomic region, the following are encoded:
- the LOC104113437 gene encoding protein LURP-one-related 7 isoform X1, whose product MGTTTTPDEWPPNAEFPFDLFVWKKHKAFWDAGNIQFTDSFGNLFFRVDRGQSSDSSAHSQKLILDASDNTLIRLVPLVKGLWQGFMVNDTEEKELMFSVNRTLNTFTTLEFDIFLGDGLGEGKEADLKMKGSAFKRSCTIYKGNSIVAETSLMHTLGFRKHFIPRNRFRVTIFPGFAELSLVVALVVIFFDKRKFWV is encoded by the exons ATGGGAACTACTACCACGCCAGATGAGTGGCCGCCGAATGCGGAATTCCCATTTGATCTTTTTGTATGGAAGAAACACAAGGCTTTTTGGGATGCTGGAAATATCCAATTCACCGATTCTTTTGGCAATTTGTTCTTCAGAGTTGACCGTGGTCAATCGTCCGATTCATCAGCTCATAGTCAGAAACTAATTCTTGATGCATCTGATAATACCCTCATTCGCTTAGTTCCATTAGTT AAAGGATTATGGCAAGGCTTTATGGTAAATGATACTGAAGAGAAGGAGTTGATGTTCAGTGTGAATAGGACTCTAAATACATTTACTACTCTAGAGTTTGATATATTCCTTGGTGATGGACTTGGTGAAGGCAAAGAGGCTGATCTCAAGATGAAAGGTTCTGCCTTCAAGAGATCCTGCACCATCTACAAAGGCAATTCCATAGTAGCTGAG ACCAGCCTTATGCACACACTTGGATTCCGGAAGCATTTCATTCCAAGGAACAGATTTCGAGTAACCATATTTCCCGGTTTTGCTGAGCTTAGTCTGGTTGTGGCTTTGGTTGTAATATTCTTTGATAAACGGAAGTTTTGGGTATAA
- the LOC104113437 gene encoding protein LURP-one-related 15 isoform X2, producing the protein MGTTTTPDEWPPNAEFPFDLFVWKKHKAFWDAGNIQFTDSFGNLFFRVDRGQSSDSSAHSQKLILDASDNTLIRLVPLVKGLWQGFMVNDTEEKELMFSVNRTLNTFTTLEFDIFLGDGLGEGKEADLKMKGSAFKRSCTIYKGNSIVAEVYYDQPYAHTWIPEAFHSKEQISSNHISRFC; encoded by the exons ATGGGAACTACTACCACGCCAGATGAGTGGCCGCCGAATGCGGAATTCCCATTTGATCTTTTTGTATGGAAGAAACACAAGGCTTTTTGGGATGCTGGAAATATCCAATTCACCGATTCTTTTGGCAATTTGTTCTTCAGAGTTGACCGTGGTCAATCGTCCGATTCATCAGCTCATAGTCAGAAACTAATTCTTGATGCATCTGATAATACCCTCATTCGCTTAGTTCCATTAGTT AAAGGATTATGGCAAGGCTTTATGGTAAATGATACTGAAGAGAAGGAGTTGATGTTCAGTGTGAATAGGACTCTAAATACATTTACTACTCTAGAGTTTGATATATTCCTTGGTGATGGACTTGGTGAAGGCAAAGAGGCTGATCTCAAGATGAAAGGTTCTGCCTTCAAGAGATCCTGCACCATCTACAAAGGCAATTCCATAGTAGCTGAGGTATATTACG ACCAGCCTTATGCACACACTTGGATTCCGGAAGCATTTCATTCCAAGGAACAGATTTCGAGTAACCATATTTCCCGGTTTTGCTGA
- the LOC104113439 gene encoding U2 small nuclear ribonucleoprotein B'' — MMLTGDIPPNQTIYIKNLNEKVKKEELKRSLYCLFSQYGRIVDIVALKTPKLRGQAWVVFSEVTAASNAVRQMQNFPFYDKPMRLQYAKTKSDCIAKAEGTYDKKKKQEEKVEKRKRTEETPQTGAANGPRADSNGGPAAASRQGRPSAQETVAEPNNILFIQNLPHETTSMMLEVLFKQYPGFREVRMIEAKPGIAFVEFDDDVQSSVAMQALQGFKITPQNPMAITYAKK, encoded by the exons ATGATGCTTACAGGAGACATACCACCGAATCAAACTATTTACATTAAGAACTTAAATGAGAAAGTCAAGAAAGAAG AGCTAAAGAGGTCTCTTTATTGCTTGTTCTCTCAGTATGGGAGGATTGTGGATATAGTGGCGCTGAAGACTCCCAAACTTAGAGGACAAGCATGGGTTGTGTTCAGTGAGGTAACTGCTGCCAGTAATGCTGTGAGGCAAATGCAAAACTTCCCGTTTTACGACAAACCTATG CGGTTACAATATGCTAAAACAAAGTCAGATTGTATTGCTAAGGCAGAGGGGACCTATgacaagaaaaagaaacaagAGGAAAAAG TGGAAAAAAGGAAACGTACTGAAGAGACTCCGCAAACTGGTGCAGCTAATGGCCCAAGAGCTGACAGTAATGGAGGCCCAGCT GCTGCTTCTCGCCAAGGAAGGCCAAGTGCACAAGAAACAGTTGCAGAACCAAATAATATTCTCTTTATACAGAATCTGCCCCACGAGACAACAAGTATGATGCTTGAAGTGCTCTTCAAACAGTATCCAGGTTTTAGGGAAGTTCGAATGATTGAAGCGAAGCCAGGTATTGCATTCGTGGAATTTGACGATGATGTCCAGTCTTCGGTCGCCATGCAGGCCCTTCAAGGCTTCAAAATTACCCCCCAAAATCCCATGGCTATCACCTATGCCAAGAAATGA
- the LOC104113438 gene encoding uncharacterized protein isoform X2: MLRSILRTAATAVKSHPTTFDILIPAAISAPSKLSSSRTFAKGPHPNKPNFRPDIKPDNAATGAKGAESLNKDLRARALKEDEKDESLNIGPNGRPLFTSAASISQLTKKDTCTYMKFRREELESLLAEGLPIGMLKEFGDSMRDALLIRQSFLDLRDNFRSIVDPTVQSNAKGHKARKQVVLDGPVSSGKSIALAMLVHWARDEGWLVLYVPKGREWTHGGFFYKNPKTGLWDTPVQAANILQDFLKYNKDHLQKLPCKIFEPIPLGEGAGVGWMKGADVVQIPEDYTLLDLVQVGLSSTHAAVGVVIRLREELSLVKDVPVLIAVDQVNAFRSMIHDNMMVGAFSHSTAVGKLRKDLPDVPADARINFPRYSVDEAAAVCHYYLRQRLIQREAFTEENWKKIYYLSHGNGAEMRWLVPFMR; this comes from the exons ATGCTCCGATCAATTCTCCGAACAGCCGCTACGGCGGTGAAATCCCACCCCACCACCTTCGACATCCTCATACCCGCTGCAATCTCAGCACCTTCCAAACTCTCTTCTTCTAGAACTTTCGCAAAAGGCCCACATCCGAATAAACCCAATTTCAGACCCGACATAAAACCCGACAATGCCGCTACAGGAGCCAAAGGCGCTGAATCGCTCAACAAGGATCTTCGTGCACGCGCTCTCAAAGAAGACGAGAAGGATGAATCCCTTAATATTGGTCCAAATGGTCGTCCATTGTTCACTTCCGCAGCTTCTATTTCACAACTCACCAAAAAAGACACGTGTACTTACATGAAATTCAG GAGGGAGGAGCTGGAAAGTCTTTTGGCAGAAGGATTACCAATTGGGATGTTGAAGGAATTTGGTGACTCAATGAGAGATGCATTGCTGATACGGCAGAGTTTTCTGGATCTTCGAGATAATTTTAGAAGTATTGTTGATCCTACAGTGCAGTCTAATGCTAAAG GTCACAAAGCTCGAAAGCAAGTTGTACTAGATGGGCCTGTAAGTTCTGGAAAGAGTATTGCCCTTGCAATGCTTGTTCATTGGGCACGTGATGAAGGTTGGCTAGTCCTTTACGTTCCAAAAGGCCGAGAATGGACTCATGGAGGCTTTTTCTATAAAAATCCTAAAACAGGATTATGGGATACTCCTGTGCAAGCAGCAAATATTCTCCAG GACTTTTTGAAGTATAATAAAGATCACCTCCAAAAGTTGCCCTGCAAAATTTTTGAACCTATTCCATTGGGAGAGGGAGCTGGTGTTGGATGGATGAAGGGTGCTGATGTGGTACAAATACCAGAAGATTATACTCTGCTTGACCTGGTTCAAGTCGGACTTAGTTCCACACACGCCGCTGTTGGGGTGGTAATTCGTTTAAGGGAAGAATTATCACTTGTGAAGGACGTGCCTGTTCTTATTGCAGTTGATCAA GTGAATGCATTTAGGTCTATGATTCACGACAATATGATGGTGGGTGCTTTCTCGCATTCAACTGCTGTAGGGAAGCTGCGTAAAGACTTACCAGATGTTCCTGCAGATGCTCGCATCAACTTCCCACGATATAGTGTGGATGAAGCTGCGGCCGTTTGTCATTACTACCTTAG ACAAAGACTCATCCAACGTGAGGCATTTACAGAAGAAAACTGGAAGAAAATCTATTATCTGTCACATGGAAATGGTGCAGAAATGAGATGGCTGGTTCCTTTCATGCGATGA
- the LOC104113438 gene encoding uncharacterized protein isoform X1, translated as MLRSILRTAATAVKSHPTTFDILIPAAISAPSKLSSSRTFAKGPHPNKPNFRPDIKPDNAATGAKGAESLNKDLRARALKEDEKDESLNIGPNGRPLFTSAASISQLTKKDTCTYMKFRREELESLLAEGLPIGMLKEFGDSMRDALLIRQSFLDLRDNFRSIVDPTVQSNAKGHKARKQVVLDGPVSSGKSIALAMLVHWARDEGWLVLYVPKGREWTHGGFFYKNPKTGLWDTPVQAANILQDFLKYNKDHLQKLPCKIFEPIPLGEGAGVGWMKGADVVQIPEDYTLLDLVQVGLSSTHAAVGVVIRLREELSLVKDVPVLIAVDQYNSWFTFSEYEEPVTVRSCRPIHAKELATVNAFRSMIHDNMMVGAFSHSTAVGKLRKDLPDVPADARINFPRYSVDEAAAVCHYYLRQRLIQREAFTEENWKKIYYLSHGNGAEMRWLVPFMR; from the exons ATGCTCCGATCAATTCTCCGAACAGCCGCTACGGCGGTGAAATCCCACCCCACCACCTTCGACATCCTCATACCCGCTGCAATCTCAGCACCTTCCAAACTCTCTTCTTCTAGAACTTTCGCAAAAGGCCCACATCCGAATAAACCCAATTTCAGACCCGACATAAAACCCGACAATGCCGCTACAGGAGCCAAAGGCGCTGAATCGCTCAACAAGGATCTTCGTGCACGCGCTCTCAAAGAAGACGAGAAGGATGAATCCCTTAATATTGGTCCAAATGGTCGTCCATTGTTCACTTCCGCAGCTTCTATTTCACAACTCACCAAAAAAGACACGTGTACTTACATGAAATTCAG GAGGGAGGAGCTGGAAAGTCTTTTGGCAGAAGGATTACCAATTGGGATGTTGAAGGAATTTGGTGACTCAATGAGAGATGCATTGCTGATACGGCAGAGTTTTCTGGATCTTCGAGATAATTTTAGAAGTATTGTTGATCCTACAGTGCAGTCTAATGCTAAAG GTCACAAAGCTCGAAAGCAAGTTGTACTAGATGGGCCTGTAAGTTCTGGAAAGAGTATTGCCCTTGCAATGCTTGTTCATTGGGCACGTGATGAAGGTTGGCTAGTCCTTTACGTTCCAAAAGGCCGAGAATGGACTCATGGAGGCTTTTTCTATAAAAATCCTAAAACAGGATTATGGGATACTCCTGTGCAAGCAGCAAATATTCTCCAG GACTTTTTGAAGTATAATAAAGATCACCTCCAAAAGTTGCCCTGCAAAATTTTTGAACCTATTCCATTGGGAGAGGGAGCTGGTGTTGGATGGATGAAGGGTGCTGATGTGGTACAAATACCAGAAGATTATACTCTGCTTGACCTGGTTCAAGTCGGACTTAGTTCCACACACGCCGCTGTTGGGGTGGTAATTCGTTTAAGGGAAGAATTATCACTTGTGAAGGACGTGCCTGTTCTTATTGCAGTTGATCAA TACAACAGTTGGTTCACGTTCAGCGAGTATGAGGAGCCAGTAACTGTTCGGTCTTGCCGACCTATTCATGCTAAGGAACTTGCAACT GTGAATGCATTTAGGTCTATGATTCACGACAATATGATGGTGGGTGCTTTCTCGCATTCAACTGCTGTAGGGAAGCTGCGTAAAGACTTACCAGATGTTCCTGCAGATGCTCGCATCAACTTCCCACGATATAGTGTGGATGAAGCTGCGGCCGTTTGTCATTACTACCTTAG ACAAAGACTCATCCAACGTGAGGCATTTACAGAAGAAAACTGGAAGAAAATCTATTATCTGTCACATGGAAATGGTGCAGAAATGAGATGGCTGGTTCCTTTCATGCGATGA